The Muntiacus reevesi chromosome 10, mMunRee1.1, whole genome shotgun sequence genome has a segment encoding these proteins:
- the LOC136176325 gene encoding olfactory receptor 13F1-like, giving the protein MDKTNATVVSNFIFLGFTHCPQLEVITFVLCLLMYLISLLGNIILISVSVLDSHLHTPMYFFLSNLSCLDIWYTSSALTPMLANFVSGKSTISFSGCAAQMYFSLAMGSTECLLLSVMAYDRYVAICNPLRYPIIMNKKICVQTAAGSWVTGSFTALVETVSVLQLSLCGRSVINHFTCEILAVLRLVCVDTSKVQLIMLVISVLLLPMPMLLICISYAFILSSILRISSLDGRSKAFSTCAAHLSVVVLFYGTALSMYLKPSTIDSQEVDKFIALVYAGLTPMLNLIIYSLRNREVKVAVKKLLVRNSVCALSVSSSK; this is encoded by the coding sequence atggacAAGACCAATGCAACAGtcgtttctaattttatttttctgggatttaCTCATTGTCCCCAACTTGAAGTCATCACATTTGTGCTGTGCTTGCTGATGTACTTGATCTCCTTACTGGGTAATATTATTCTGATCTCAGTCAGTGTCCTGGATTCTCACCtacacacacccatgtacttcttcctcagcaaCCTGTCATGTCTGGACATCTGGTATACTTCTTCTGCCCTGACTCCAATGCTGGCAAACTTTGTTTCAGGGAAAAGCACCATCTCATTCTCAGGGTGTGCTGCCCAGATGTACTTCTCTCTGGCCATGGGCTCCACTGAGTGTTTGCTCTTATCCGTGATGGCGTATGACCgatatgtggccatctgcaacccCCTGAGATACCCCATCATCATGAACAAGAAGATTTGTGTTCAGACTGCAGCTGGCTCGTGGGTGACAGGCTCCTTCACTGCCCTGGTGGAAACTGTGTCTGTGTTGCAGCTGTCACTGTGTGGAAGGAGTGTCATCAATCATTTCACTTGTGAGATTCTGGCCGTCCTGAGACTGGTTTGTGTAGACACTTCCAAGGTGCAGTTAATCATGCTGGTGATCAGTGTACTTCTTCTTCCTATGCCAATGCTCctcatttgtatttcttatgCATTCATCCTCTCTAGCATCCTAAGAATCAGCTCTCTGGATGGTCGGAGCAAAGCTTTTTCAACATGTGCAGCCCACCTGAGTGTAGTGGTTTTATTCTATGGGACAGCTCTCTCTATGTACCTGAAGCCGTCAACTATAGATTCACAGGAAGTAGATAAATTTATAGCTTTGGTATATGCTGGCCTAACTCCCATGCTGAATCTTATCATTTATAGTTTACGGAACAGAGAAGTGAAAGTGGCTGTGAAAAAATTGCTGGTTAGGAACTCTGTTTGCGCTCTTTCAGTCTCTAGTAGCAAATGA
- the LOC136176647 gene encoding olfactory receptor 13C2-like, producing MEWENQTILVEFFLKGFSGYPRLELLFCVLVLIMYVAILLGNGTLILISILDSHLHTPMYFFLGNLSFLDICYTTVSIPPMLVSFLSEKKTISFSGCAVQMFLGLAMGTTECVLLGMMAFDRYVAICNPLRYSVIMSKGSYVPMAAGSWIIGVVNSTVQTGCVVQLPFCRNNVINHFTCEILAVMKLACADISRNEFIMLVATTLFIMTPLLLIIISYTLIIINILRIRSSEGRSKVFSTCSAHLTVVIIFYGTILFMYMKPKSKETHHSDDMDATDKLVSGFYGVIAPMINPLIYSLRNRDVKEAVKHLLRRKNFNK from the coding sequence ATGGAATGGGAAAATCAAACCATTCTGGTGGAATTTTTTCTGAAGGGGTTTTCTGGTTACCCAAGGCTTGAACTACTGTTTTGTGTGCTAGTCTTAATAATGTATGTGGCCATCCTTCTGGGAAATGGCACCCTTATTCTCATCAGCATCTTAGACTCCCACCTTCACACCcctatgtacttcttcctggGGAACCTCTCCTTCCTGGACATCTGCTACACCACTGTCTCCATTCCCCCCATGCTGGTGAGCTTCCTCTCAGAAAAAAAGaccatctccttctctggctGTGCCGTGCAGATGTTCCTTGGCTTGGCCATGGGGACAACAGAGTGTGTGCTCCTGGGCATGATGGCCTTTGACCGGTATGTGGCTATCTGCAACCCTCTGAGATACTCTGTCATCATGAGCAAGGGTTCCTATGTGCCCATGGCAGCTGGCTCCTGGATCATAGGAGTTGTCAACTCTACAGTACAAACTGGGTGTGTAGTACAATTGCCTTTCTGCAGGAATAATGTCATCAACCATTTCACCTGTGAAATTCTGGCTGTCATGAAATTGGCCTGTGCTGATATCTCACGTAATGAGTTCATCATGCTTGTGGCCACAACCTTATTCATAATGACACCGTTATTGCTAATCATTATCTCTTACACATTAATTATTATCAACATCCTCAGAATTCGCTCTTCTGAGGGGAGAAGCAAAGTCTTCTCTACCTGCTCAGCCCACTTGACCGTGGTGATAATATTCTATGGAACCATTCTCTTCATGTACATGAAGCCCAAGTCTAAAGAGACACATCATTCAGATGACATGGATGCTACTGACAAACTTGTTTCTGGGTTCTATGGAGTGATAGCTCCTATGATTAATCCTTTAATCTATAGTCTCAGAAACAGGGATGTGAAGGAAGCAGTAAAACATTTACTGAGAcgtaaaaattttaataagtaa